The Bacteroidota bacterium genome includes a region encoding these proteins:
- the rplS gene encoding 50S ribosomal protein L19 — protein MTSLYDFIPEEKRSEFADFNIGDRVRVHVRVIEGDKERIQPFEGDVIGIKGSLENKTFTVRKISSGVGVERIFPFNSPKVAKVELVREGKVRRAKLYYLRELSGKAAKIKSKNLR, from the coding sequence ATGACAAGCCTCTATGATTTCATCCCGGAGGAAAAAAGATCCGAATTCGCCGATTTCAATATTGGTGACAGGGTCAGAGTTCATGTAAGGGTAATTGAAGGAGACAAGGAAAGAATTCAGCCATTCGAAGGTGATGTAATTGGTATCAAGGGAAGCCTTGAAAACAAGACATTCACCGTCCGCAAGATTTCAAGCGGCGTTGGTGTGGAAAGAATATTTCCTTTCAACTCCCCAAAGGTTGCAAAAGTTGAGCTGGTAAGAGAAGGAAAGGTTCGCAGAGCCAAACTTTATTACCTCAGAGAGCTTTCAGGAAAAGCAGCCAAAATCAAATCAAAGAACCTTCGTTAA
- a CDS encoding phosphoglycerate dehydrogenase, with the protein MSLKVLIADQFPEKYINLLRSKDIEVIYQPKLGENDLPEAAKDVDIIVVRSTKVNEQTINSAERLNLIVRAGAGVNNINIAAANKKGVYVTNCPGKNSIAVAELAIGLMVAIDRKIPDNVIDFRNGVWNKGIYSKAQGIYGKNLGIIGFGNIGKEVAARATAFGMNVYAKDISRVEGYGVKEFSEMDKILPILDIITIHLPLTDGTRKLFNKEMFKLMKPNSILINTSRAEVIDEDALLEAIEEKNIFCGFDVFTGEPEGKAGEVSSKLMNNKNIYITHHIGASTEQAQDAVAEETVNIIGGYINSGVIAHWVNKARWEESHYQLIVKHYDKPGVIASILNVMKKDEVNIEEVENEVFAGGLVAKCTVKLKQPLTDGVLEEIRNIPEIINLAHVAL; encoded by the coding sequence ATGTCACTTAAAGTATTGATCGCTGATCAGTTTCCCGAAAAATATATTAATTTACTGAGATCAAAAGATATTGAAGTAATCTATCAACCAAAGCTCGGCGAAAATGACCTTCCCGAAGCTGCCAAAGATGTGGATATCATCGTTGTCCGTTCCACCAAAGTAAACGAACAGACTATTAACTCAGCCGAAAGGTTGAATCTCATCGTCCGTGCAGGCGCAGGTGTGAATAACATCAATATCGCCGCTGCCAACAAAAAAGGCGTCTATGTGACCAACTGCCCCGGCAAGAACTCTATCGCAGTAGCAGAGCTCGCAATAGGTTTGATGGTTGCAATCGACCGGAAAATCCCTGATAATGTGATCGACTTCAGAAATGGAGTCTGGAACAAGGGAATCTACTCAAAAGCCCAGGGAATTTACGGGAAAAACCTCGGAATCATCGGTTTTGGTAACATCGGCAAGGAAGTGGCAGCCAGAGCTACCGCTTTCGGTATGAATGTTTATGCTAAAGATATCTCCCGCGTTGAAGGTTACGGTGTAAAAGAGTTTTCAGAAATGGACAAAATTCTTCCTATTCTCGACATAATAACCATCCATCTTCCCCTGACTGACGGTACAAGAAAACTCTTCAATAAAGAGATGTTTAAATTGATGAAACCAAACAGTATCCTTATCAACACCTCCCGCGCCGAAGTTATTGATGAAGATGCCCTCCTCGAAGCCATTGAAGAGAAAAACATCTTCTGTGGATTCGATGTGTTTACCGGCGAACCTGAAGGTAAAGCCGGTGAGGTTTCATCAAAACTGATGAACAACAAAAATATCTACATTACTCATCACATTGGCGCATCCACTGAACAGGCTCAGGATGCTGTTGCAGAAGAAACTGTAAATATCATCGGAGGCTACATTAACAGTGGCGTTATTGCTCATTGGGTGAACAAAGCCCGCTGGGAAGAGTCACACTATCAGCTTATCGTTAAACACTACGACAAACCCGGTGTTATCGCTTCAATACTCAATGTTATGAAAAAAGATGAAGTGAATATAGAGGAAGTTGAGAATGAAGTGTTTGCCGGTGGTCTGGTTGCCAAGTGTACAGTAAAATTAAAACAACCGCTCACTGATGGTGTCCTTGAAGAAATCAGGAACATCCCTGAAATCATCAATCTGGCGCATGTGGCTTTATAG
- the trmD gene encoding tRNA (guanosine(37)-N1)-methyltransferase TrmD — translation MRIDIISAVPGFFDGPLNNSIIKRGQTKGKVEIHVHNLRDYAYDKHRMIDDKPFGGGAGMVLKVEPFFDCILKLKSERDYDAIIFTAPHGKIYDQQDANRYSLMENIMIICGHYKGIDDRVREAFATEIVSIGNFVLTGGELLAMVLVDSVVRIIPGVLNDSESALDDSFQDGDMIGAPCYTRPAEFRGLSVPEVLLQGDHGKVREWREDQSKILTDYWKKINKIGAQV, via the coding sequence ATGAGAATTGATATTATTAGTGCTGTTCCCGGGTTCTTCGATGGACCATTGAACAACAGTATCATAAAAAGGGGACAAACAAAGGGCAAGGTTGAGATACATGTCCATAACCTTAGGGATTACGCATACGACAAACATCGCATGATAGATGATAAACCCTTCGGAGGTGGTGCGGGAATGGTTCTTAAAGTGGAACCCTTCTTCGATTGTATCCTGAAACTGAAGTCTGAACGGGATTATGACGCTATAATTTTTACCGCACCGCATGGTAAAATTTATGATCAGCAGGATGCCAACAGGTATTCACTGATGGAAAACATAATGATAATTTGCGGTCACTACAAGGGAATAGACGACAGAGTAAGGGAAGCATTTGCCACCGAGATAGTATCGATAGGCAATTTTGTCCTTACAGGTGGTGAGCTGCTCGCCATGGTTCTGGTTGATTCTGTTGTCAGAATAATACCCGGTGTGTTGAATGACAGCGAATCGGCATTGGACGATTCATTCCAGGATGGTGATATGATTGGTGCACCATGCTATACGAGACCTGCGGAGTTCCGGGGCTTGTCCGTGCCTGAAGTATTGCTTCAGGGTGATCACGGAAAAGTGAGGGAGTGGCGGGAAGATCAATCAAAAATTTTAACAGACTATTGGAAAAAGATAAATAAGATTGGAGCACAGGTATGA
- a CDS encoding KH domain-containing protein, which yields MKEFVEFISKHLVDAPDKVIVEVKSEEEKKVVFALRVDANDIGKVIGKQGKTAQAIRTLLTAVAAKEGKRVILEIVD from the coding sequence ATGAAGGAATTTGTTGAATTCATCTCCAAACATCTTGTCGATGCGCCTGACAAGGTAATCGTTGAAGTCAAATCAGAGGAAGAAAAAAAAGTTGTCTTCGCACTGAGGGTAGATGCTAATGATATCGGAAAGGTTATCGGAAAGCAAGGAAAAACCGCACAGGCGATAAGGACACTATTGACTGCAGTCGCTGCCAAAGAAGGCAAGCGAGTTATTCTTGAAATAGTTGATTAA
- the atpG gene encoding ATP synthase F1 subunit gamma: protein MATLRDLRNRIKGVKSTQQITKAMKMVAAAKLRRATEAIVSARPYANKLGSLVSNLFTEDDKLTNPFVLTREVKTELIIVVTADRGLCGAFNTNIIKEAAHYVADLKSKGIEPVLFTVGKKGYDHFRKRDVKLAGDVTGLFNSLNFSYVGKILPSAIQGFLSGKYDKVTFIYNEFKSVISQKVIHSQFLPVPIEVSEGTSGDLFIFEKSQKEILNSLLPQYLETQLWKALLDSNAAEHGARMTAMENATTNASELISSLKLTYNKARQAAITKELLEVVSGANALRG, encoded by the coding sequence GACCTAAGGAACAGAATCAAGGGTGTAAAAAGCACCCAGCAGATTACAAAAGCTATGAAAATGGTAGCGGCTGCCAAATTGCGTCGTGCCACTGAAGCTATTGTGAGTGCCAGACCTTATGCAAACAAACTTGGAAGTCTTGTAAGTAATCTTTTTACTGAGGATGACAAGCTCACCAATCCCTTCGTGTTAACGCGTGAAGTGAAGACCGAGCTGATTATTGTAGTAACCGCCGACAGAGGACTCTGTGGTGCTTTCAACACCAATATTATCAAAGAAGCTGCACATTATGTTGCTGATTTGAAGAGTAAAGGGATCGAGCCTGTGTTGTTCACCGTCGGAAAAAAAGGTTACGACCACTTCAGAAAAAGAGATGTGAAGCTTGCCGGCGATGTAACAGGACTGTTTAACAGTCTCAATTTTTCGTATGTAGGTAAAATCCTTCCGTCAGCGATTCAGGGATTTCTTTCAGGTAAATATGACAAGGTTACTTTTATTTATAACGAATTTAAGTCGGTAATCTCTCAGAAAGTGATTCATTCACAATTTTTACCTGTTCCGATTGAAGTAAGTGAAGGAACTTCCGGCGATTTGTTTATCTTTGAAAAGTCGCAGAAGGAAATTTTGAATTCCCTGCTTCCACAGTATCTTGAAACACAGTTGTGGAAGGCACTTCTCGATTCCAACGCTGCCGAGCACGGTGCAAGAATGACCGCGATGGAGAATGCCACCACGAATGCATCAGAGCTTATCTCCTCGCTCAAGTTGACATACAACAAGGCAAGACAGGCGGCGATCACTAAAGAGCTCCTGGAAGTTGTTTCGGGCGCTAATGCCCTTAGAGGTTAA
- the ffh gene encoding signal recognition particle protein produces MFKDLSDKLELALKKIRGQGKLTESNVSDTVREIRRILLDADVNYKVTKDFIERVRVKAMGQEVITSITPGQLITKIIYDELVDLLGGSSQELSLNPSGKTILLIVGLQGSGKTTFSGKLARRFKGMGKRPLLVAADIYRPAAIDQLKTLGTQIDVPVFSLEVKDARKIAGDAIRFAEANRNDVIIIDTAGRLHVDEELMSEVADIKELVKPTEVLFVVDSMTGQDAINSAKSFNDKVDFDGIVLTKLDGDSRGGCALSIREVVGKPIKFISTGEKLDAIDIFYPDRLASRILGKGDVVSLVEKAQEAFDQKDAEELEEKLRKNRFDFDDFLKQIKMIKKMGSLSSLISMIPGIPNQMKNAQVDDNALVKVEAIINSMTRVERGNPKILNGGRRRRIARGSGTTIQDVNRLIKQFTEMQTMITRLNKNNFFRKQK; encoded by the coding sequence ATGTTTAAGGATCTTAGCGATAAACTGGAGTTAGCCCTCAAGAAAATAAGGGGGCAAGGGAAACTTACCGAATCGAATGTCAGTGACACGGTAAGAGAGATAAGAAGAATTCTTCTTGATGCGGATGTAAACTACAAAGTTACAAAAGATTTTATTGAGCGTGTCAGGGTGAAGGCGATGGGGCAGGAGGTAATTACTTCCATCACCCCGGGACAGTTGATTACCAAGATCATTTATGATGAACTGGTTGATCTTCTCGGAGGTTCGTCGCAGGAACTGAGTCTGAATCCTTCCGGAAAGACCATTCTCCTTATTGTCGGCTTGCAGGGGTCGGGAAAAACCACTTTTTCCGGGAAGCTTGCAAGAAGATTCAAGGGAATGGGAAAACGACCTTTGCTGGTTGCAGCGGATATCTATCGTCCTGCGGCAATAGATCAGCTTAAAACACTCGGTACTCAAATTGATGTTCCTGTGTTTTCACTTGAGGTGAAGGACGCCCGCAAAATAGCCGGGGATGCAATCAGGTTTGCGGAAGCGAACCGGAACGATGTTATCATAATAGATACAGCGGGAAGATTGCATGTGGATGAAGAACTTATGTCGGAAGTAGCTGATATTAAAGAATTGGTGAAACCAACAGAGGTTCTTTTTGTTGTTGATTCAATGACAGGACAGGACGCCATAAACTCGGCTAAATCGTTCAACGATAAAGTTGATTTTGACGGAATTGTTCTGACCAAGCTCGATGGTGATTCAAGAGGCGGATGTGCCCTTTCGATCAGGGAAGTGGTTGGCAAACCGATAAAGTTCATCAGCACGGGTGAAAAACTTGATGCAATTGACATCTTCTATCCTGACCGTCTCGCCTCGAGAATACTGGGAAAGGGAGATGTAGTAAGTCTGGTAGAAAAAGCTCAGGAAGCTTTCGATCAGAAGGATGCAGAGGAACTTGAAGAGAAGCTGCGTAAAAACAGGTTCGATTTCGACGATTTCCTGAAGCAGATAAAGATGATAAAGAAAATGGGTTCTTTGTCATCCCTTATTTCAATGATACCGGGAATACCGAATCAGATGAAGAATGCTCAGGTTGACGATAATGCACTGGTGAAGGTTGAAGCTATAATCAATTCGATGACCAGAGTGGAGAGGGGAAACCCTAAAATATTGAACGGTGGTCGCCGTCGCAGAATAGCAAGAGGAAGTGGCACCACAATACAGGATGTGAACAGGTTGATCAAGCAATTCACAGAGATGCAGACGATGATCACCAGATTAAATAAGAATAACTTTTTTAGAAAACAGAAATAA
- the rimM gene encoding ribosome maturation factor RimM (Essential for efficient processing of 16S rRNA), whose protein sequence is MDGYILIAKISSVYGKGGYLRLQSFSDFPDRFFKLKTVFVEFYASLKSLKIEKVKFDGEDLLVKFEKFDSDKDVEMFTGKELFIPETEIAALPDDTFYIHDLIGSKVVYRDQELGIIEDVMVLPANDVYVVSKEGKETLVPAVKEFIKSFSPEGKLLVLSDNFPGYDDEN, encoded by the coding sequence GTGGACGGATATATTCTTATTGCCAAAATAAGTTCTGTTTACGGTAAAGGTGGCTATTTAAGATTACAGTCTTTCTCCGATTTTCCTGACCGTTTTTTTAAACTCAAAACGGTCTTCGTGGAGTTCTATGCTTCCTTGAAATCTCTCAAGATTGAAAAGGTAAAATTTGACGGTGAGGATTTGCTTGTCAAGTTTGAGAAGTTCGATTCCGACAAAGATGTTGAGATGTTTACGGGCAAGGAGTTGTTTATACCTGAGACTGAAATAGCTGCACTTCCTGATGATACTTTTTATATACATGATCTGATTGGAAGCAAAGTGGTTTACAGGGATCAGGAGCTGGGTATTATAGAGGATGTGATGGTATTGCCTGCGAATGATGTGTATGTGGTTTCGAAAGAGGGAAAAGAGACACTCGTTCCGGCGGTCAAGGAATTCATAAAGTCATTTTCACCTGAAGGGAAACTTCTTGTGTTGAGCGACAATTTCCCGGGTTATGACGATGAGAATTGA
- the hutU gene encoding urocanate hydratase, with the protein MVKEERIIKAPHGSTLSCKGWVQEAAMRMLMNNLDPEVAENPAELIVYGGKGKAARNWESFDAIIESLKQLENDETLLVQSGKPVAIFRSHPDAPRVLISNSMLVPRWGNWDEFRRLEALGLTMYGQMTAGSWIYIGTQGILQGTYETFAECARQKFGGSLKGKLLLTSGLGGMGGAQPLAATMNGATFLGIDVDKSRIQKRIETGYIDILSEDLEEALKIVLDAKESGANISVGLVGNAADILPELLKRNVILDIVTDQTSAHDTLNGYVPMGMSFEQALALRKSDPDKYIALAKETIVVHLKAMLEFQRRGSVTFDYGNNIRGEAQANGVENAFDIPGFVPEYIRPLFCDGSGPFRWAALSGDPEDIYITDEAVKAAFPENTSLINWLELARKKVHFQGLPARICWLSYGDRAKMGLIFNQLVADKKVKAPIVIGRDHLDCGSVASPYRETEAMKDGSDAIADWPILNALINAVNGASWISVHHGGGVGIGNSIHAGMVIVADGTPEAAKRIERVLTSDPGMGIVRHADAGYDRAKENARNKSVKIPMLK; encoded by the coding sequence ATGGTAAAGGAAGAAAGAATCATCAAAGCTCCTCACGGTTCAACCCTCTCCTGCAAAGGATGGGTGCAGGAAGCTGCAATGAGAATGTTGATGAACAACCTTGACCCCGAGGTTGCAGAAAATCCTGCCGAACTGATTGTCTATGGTGGCAAAGGCAAGGCAGCCCGCAACTGGGAATCGTTCGATGCAATTATTGAGTCCCTCAAACAACTTGAAAACGATGAAACCCTTCTCGTTCAGTCGGGAAAGCCTGTTGCAATTTTCAGAAGTCATCCGGATGCTCCCAGGGTCCTCATTTCAAATTCGATGCTGGTACCCCGTTGGGGAAACTGGGATGAATTCCGTCGTCTTGAAGCCCTCGGACTCACCATGTACGGACAGATGACCGCGGGAAGCTGGATTTACATCGGCACACAGGGCATTCTTCAGGGAACCTATGAGACATTCGCAGAGTGTGCCCGCCAGAAATTTGGCGGCTCACTTAAAGGGAAACTCCTTCTTACCTCCGGTCTCGGAGGTATGGGTGGAGCACAGCCCCTGGCTGCCACCATGAACGGTGCCACATTCCTCGGAATTGATGTCGATAAATCCAGAATTCAGAAAAGGATTGAGACAGGTTACATCGATATTCTTAGTGAAGACCTCGAGGAAGCTCTGAAAATTGTTCTCGATGCCAAAGAATCGGGTGCCAATATCTCCGTTGGTCTTGTTGGAAATGCTGCTGATATTCTTCCCGAGCTCCTGAAGAGAAATGTAATCCTGGATATCGTTACAGATCAGACATCCGCACACGATACTTTAAACGGTTATGTACCGATGGGAATGTCGTTCGAACAGGCTCTTGCACTTCGAAAATCAGACCCTGACAAATATATTGCTCTCGCAAAGGAAACCATAGTTGTTCATCTTAAAGCGATGCTCGAATTCCAAAGACGGGGTTCGGTCACTTTCGATTACGGAAATAACATCCGTGGCGAAGCCCAGGCAAACGGTGTTGAGAATGCTTTCGATATACCCGGATTTGTCCCTGAGTACATTCGTCCGCTTTTCTGCGATGGCAGCGGTCCTTTCCGTTGGGCAGCCCTCTCGGGTGATCCGGAAGATATTTATATAACCGACGAAGCCGTTAAAGCTGCATTTCCTGAAAATACCTCCCTTATCAACTGGCTTGAACTTGCAAGAAAAAAAGTCCATTTTCAGGGGCTTCCTGCTAGAATATGCTGGCTGAGTTACGGTGACAGGGCAAAAATGGGATTGATTTTCAATCAACTCGTTGCTGACAAAAAAGTGAAAGCTCCGATAGTTATCGGCAGGGATCACCTTGATTGCGGTTCAGTGGCTTCCCCATACAGAGAAACCGAGGCAATGAAAGACGGCAGTGATGCCATAGCCGACTGGCCCATCCTTAACGCTCTGATTAACGCCGTTAATGGTGCTTCATGGATATCCGTTCATCACGGTGGCGGTGTCGGTATTGGTAATTCCATTCACGCCGGAATGGTTATTGTTGCTGACGGCACGCCCGAAGCAGCAAAAAGAATAGAAAGAGTCCTTACTTCTGACCCCGGTATGGGGATAGTAAGACATGCAGACGCCGGCTACGACCGGGCAAAGGAAAACGCCCGCAACAAGTCGGTTAAAATACCCATGTTGAAATAA
- a CDS encoding adenosine deaminase: MTTEEIIKTVPKVLLHEHLDGTLRPETIIELARETGYDKLPTQDPVELRNWFHRGANKGNLVEYLQGFEHTCAVMQTREALTRVAFEMMEDMYNDGVCYVEIRFAPIFHTLKGLYMDDVVSAVLEGLEEGKTKYKVEFGLILCGMRNMKDTLEIAELAVNFREKGVVGFDLAGEEGGYPPKKHIEAFQYIQRENFNITIHAGEAFGKESIWQAIQWCGAHRIGHGTRLVEDMIIAEDGETVTGMGDLAQYVLDKRIPIECCLLSNVHTGAVESLEKHPFKILYKNKFRVTINTDNCLMSDTTMTKEFVTAVQIFDLHLDDVEKITINAMKSAFIHHNERIRLIYDVIKPGYLKMREKLTSLQL, translated from the coding sequence TTGACAACTGAAGAAATTATTAAAACTGTACCCAAGGTGCTCTTGCATGAACACCTTGACGGGACTTTGAGACCCGAGACCATTATTGAACTCGCCCGTGAGACGGGATACGATAAACTGCCAACTCAGGACCCCGTGGAACTGAGGAACTGGTTCCACCGCGGAGCCAACAAGGGTAACCTCGTTGAATACCTGCAGGGTTTTGAACACACATGTGCTGTGATGCAAACGAGAGAGGCTCTGACAAGAGTTGCTTTCGAGATGATGGAAGACATGTACAACGATGGTGTTTGTTATGTGGAGATCAGGTTTGCACCCATTTTCCATACTCTCAAAGGGCTTTACATGGATGATGTGGTATCCGCCGTCCTTGAAGGTCTGGAAGAGGGAAAGACTAAATATAAAGTCGAATTCGGTTTGATTCTCTGTGGAATGAGAAACATGAAAGATACACTTGAGATTGCCGAACTTGCAGTGAATTTCAGGGAAAAAGGTGTAGTTGGTTTCGACCTTGCAGGTGAAGAAGGTGGATATCCCCCCAAAAAGCACATCGAGGCTTTTCAGTATATCCAAAGAGAAAATTTCAATATTACGATCCACGCCGGTGAAGCCTTTGGTAAGGAATCAATCTGGCAGGCGATTCAATGGTGCGGAGCCCACAGAATTGGTCACGGTACCAGACTCGTTGAAGACATGATTATCGCAGAGGACGGTGAGACCGTTACCGGAATGGGTGATCTTGCCCAGTATGTGCTCGACAAAAGAATTCCGATCGAGTGCTGCCTACTGAGCAATGTGCACACAGGTGCCGTTGAATCCCTCGAAAAGCACCCTTTCAAGATTTTATATAAAAACAAATTCAGAGTCACGATCAATACCGACAACTGTCTGATGAGTGATACCACCATGACAAAGGAATTTGTAACAGCCGTTCAAATTTTTGACCTCCACCTCGATGATGTGGAAAAAATAACAATTAATGCAATGAAATCCGCTTTTATCCATCATAATGAGAGAATCCGCCTTATCTACGATGTGATTAAACCGGGATATCTGAAAATGAGAGAAAAACTCACTTCACTTCAATTATAG